The Vitis vinifera cultivar Pinot Noir 40024 chromosome 1, ASM3070453v1 DNA segment CCATATGTTCAGTAGCACAATTGCAGTGTATGATCGAATGAAGTCTGCTGGAGTTGTTCCGAATTCGGAGTCTTATTATAGGATAATGGAAGCTTACATTAAAATTCGAGATTATGAGAAAGTTGTCACATTGTTTCAAGAATTTGAAAGTAGGAAGATCGATTCGTCGCCTTTTTCCACTCAAATTTATAGAATTCTATGTGAGTCACTAGGGAAAATGGGGCGAGCTTTTGAAGCTCTGGAGTTCTTCAGAGATATGACAAAGAAGGGGATCTTGGAGGATTCTGCGGTTTACTCTTCTTTGATTTGTTCATTTGCAAGTATTCGAGAAGTGAAGGTAGCAGAAGAGCTGTTCAGAGAAGCAGaggagaagaaaattttgagggaTCCCGAGGTGTTTCTGAAACTTGTGTTGATGTATGTTGAAGAAGGGCTTATGGAGAGGACGCTTGAGATCGTTAAGGCCATGAAGAATGTGGAAATCCGGGTTTCTGATTGCATATTTTGTGCTATAGTTAATGGCTTCGCCAAGAAGAGAGGGCTCAGGGCTGCAGCCAAAGTCTATGATGAGCTGATCTTGCAGGGCTGTGAACCAGGACAAGTGACCTACGCTTCAATCATAAATGTCTATTGTCGTATGGAGCTCTACTCAAAAGCAGAAATGGTGTTTTCAGAAATGGAAAAGAAGGGGTTCAATAAATGCGTGGTGGCCTATTCTAGCATGGTGGTTATGTATGGAAAAACCGGTAGGCTGAGGGAGGCGATGAGGCTGGTCGCGAAGATGAAAGAAAGAGGATGCGAGCCCAATGTATGGGTTTACAACTCGCTCATGGACATGCACGGGAGAGTCAAGAATTTGAGGCAAGTGGAGAAGCTATGGAAGGAGATGAAGCGAAAGAAGGTGGTTCCTGATAGAGTGAGCTACACTAGTGTTATAAGCGCTTACAGCAAGGCAGGAGATTTTGAAACCTGCATGAGATTTTACCACGAATTTAGGATGAATGGAGGTGTCATCGACAGGGTTATTGCTGGGATCATGGTTGGGATTTTCTCCAAGAGTGGTCGGGTGGATGAGTTGGTTAAGCTTTTGCAGGATATGAAGACAGAAGGAACCGGGCTAGATGAGAGGCTGTATAGATCAGCCTTGAATGCTTTGAGGGACGCGGGGCTGCAAATGCAAGCAAGATGGTTGCAAGAGAGCTTCGACACAACGTAGAAGGCCTAAAGGGTCACCCAAAGAGACACCAAACTTGTTGCTCAGTGATGGGAGCCAAGGTTGAATGACACTTGACACCTGCTGCTGGATCTTTGTTTGGCTCTGGGTTCTGTAATTACCCTCTTAGAGTCTACTTCATTATATGTCTCTTACCATTGAAACCAGGATATATACTGGCAGGCAGTGGCTGTACTGTCACATGAGTAAGGCCATGGCCATTGTGATGATGGCTCTTGATTCATTCAAAGCCACAACCCCCAGTTGCTTTATTAGTACAATCTTATTCTTCTGTATCCTCCTGTAATTGGAAAGGCTGCAATAGTATTCCATTTTTTGTAAGATCATACTGGAAAGGGTTGGTCTTTTCAAAACGTTTTGAAGATATGTAAGTGTCAGTTGGGGTTTGACAAACACTTGTGAATCTTTCTGATGAATATTAAGCAATGAGCAAAGGACTAATTTAACTAGAGGATGTAAGCAGTAGCTTGCTTAATCTTTTGTTTTACCAGCCCTGGTTGTATCCTGCTTGTGCCCATCACGGGCCTGCCTTGTCCCAGcccaaaactatatatatttgtttagaTAATGAGAAGTAAGAGGGAAAAATAGGTGAAAAAGATAGGATTTggattccttttctttttccttgtccCCACTTTCCAAGATCACAACAAAGtcttaatctttaatttttcaatccaagCTTATGGACCCACCATCTCCATAGATAAGGCTGCTACCAGCTCAGCCCTGTCGGAAGGCCCATCCCAAGGAAAGCCCGCAATTGATGAGTGTGGCG contains these protein-coding regions:
- the LOC100256233 gene encoding pentatricopeptide repeat-containing protein At5g13770, chloroplastic, which codes for MAVSTSISTSNCRQPHKLKLTFTSTCKLLPIFSLPCSNSRYLFVNNSSYSSPIVAEESTHDHHLPVIELDVELPDLTPKDENLNDFLCGLFRDPRSEELAFDYYQKVKERPEFRPDKETLERIIRYLIRSKKWGLSLLVFEDFKSFDAQLDGDICCRLISSCIRARKFRITESLLEVFSYNDDVALLVFNSAMGGYNKLHMFSSTIAVYDRMKSAGVVPNSESYYRIMEAYIKIRDYEKVVTLFQEFESRKIDSSPFSTQIYRILCESLGKMGRAFEALEFFRDMTKKGILEDSAVYSSLICSFASIREVKVAEELFREAEEKKILRDPEVFLKLVLMYVEEGLMERTLEIVKAMKNVEIRVSDCIFCAIVNGFAKKRGLRAAAKVYDELILQGCEPGQVTYASIINVYCRMELYSKAEMVFSEMEKKGFNKCVVAYSSMVVMYGKTGRLREAMRLVAKMKERGCEPNVWVYNSLMDMHGRVKNLRQVEKLWKEMKRKKVVPDRVSYTSVISAYSKAGDFETCMRFYHEFRMNGGVIDRVIAGIMVGIFSKSGRVDELVKLLQDMKTEGTGLDERLYRSALNALRDAGLQMQARWLQESFDTT